From a region of the Hymenobacter jejuensis genome:
- a CDS encoding TatD family hydrolase, with protein sequence MHLTDSHAHIYSEQFKEDRDATLQRAFEAGVQTIVMPNIDHTSIDAMLETELHYPQNCFAMMGLHPCSVGKHFERELYQVEEWLSKRPFAAVGECGIDLYWDKSFFAQQQEALRVQIDLAKRYQLPLVLHTRDAFRETADLIEEAQDGSLRGVFHCFSGTPEEAERASKLGFLLGIGGVATFKNGGLDKVLPAIDLANLLLETDCPYLAPVPHRGKRNEPAYLPLIAQRTAELLQKDVEEVVEATTRNAKALFNL encoded by the coding sequence ATGCACCTCACCGACTCCCACGCGCACATCTATTCCGAGCAGTTTAAAGAAGACCGCGATGCTACCCTGCAACGCGCTTTCGAAGCTGGCGTTCAGACCATCGTGATGCCCAACATCGACCACACCAGCATCGATGCCATGCTCGAAACGGAGCTGCATTACCCGCAGAACTGCTTCGCTATGATGGGGTTGCATCCGTGTTCGGTGGGCAAACACTTCGAGCGGGAGTTGTACCAAGTGGAGGAGTGGCTGAGCAAGCGGCCATTTGCCGCAGTAGGAGAGTGCGGCATCGATCTGTATTGGGACAAAAGCTTTTTTGCGCAGCAGCAAGAAGCCCTGCGCGTCCAAATTGACTTGGCCAAGCGGTATCAATTGCCGCTGGTGCTGCATACCCGCGACGCCTTCCGCGAAACGGCCGACCTCATCGAAGAAGCGCAGGACGGCAGCTTGCGGGGCGTGTTTCATTGCTTTTCGGGTACCCCGGAGGAAGCCGAGCGCGCTAGTAAGCTGGGGTTCTTGCTGGGCATTGGAGGCGTGGCAACGTTCAAAAACGGCGGACTGGATAAAGTGCTGCCTGCCATTGACTTAGCCAATTTGCTGCTCGAAACCGACTGCCCGTATCTGGCGCCCGTTCCGCACCGTGGCAAACGCAACGAACCGGCCTACTTGCCCCTGATTGCGCAGCGAACCGCGGAGTTGTTGCAAAAGGACGTGGAGGAAGTTGTGGAAGCTACCACCCGCAACGCGAAAGCGCTGTTTAACCTCTAG
- a CDS encoding glycosyltransferase has product MGWFAVLGLSTLLFALRRGRKPGPLPEPLPRVSILIAARNEEAAIGRCLASVRALNYPAHLLEVLLGDDASTDRTRAIAEQVMHDYDGDFQCVNISDTLGFARGKANVLAHLARVATSDYYFITDADIAVPPTWIEGLLPYAQPGVGTVTGLTVVEGPRLFDRLQGLDWLISLGLVQVVSDFGVPVTAMGNNMLVTRAAYQATGGYEQLPFSVTEDYELFKAVLRQGFTFRNVFRPEVLALSLPIATVARLLHQRRRWLRGVEALPWWLQLGLVYYALFYLALALLAWTGGLALAAQVWLTKMVLQGLLAAICFRRLGRRPPLELLPVFELYTIFLTAGLGAFRALRLKFDWKGRVYK; this is encoded by the coding sequence ATGGGTTGGTTTGCCGTGCTGGGGCTTTCCACGCTGCTGTTTGCCCTGCGGCGCGGCCGCAAGCCCGGCCCGCTGCCCGAGCCCTTGCCGCGCGTGAGCATTCTTATTGCCGCCCGCAACGAAGAGGCCGCCATTGGCCGCTGTCTGGCTTCGGTGCGGGCCCTAAATTACCCGGCACACCTCCTCGAAGTGCTGCTCGGCGACGATGCTTCCACCGACCGCACCCGCGCCATAGCCGAGCAAGTAATGCACGATTATGATGGTGATTTTCAGTGTGTTAACATCTCCGATACGCTCGGCTTCGCGAGGGGCAAGGCCAATGTACTGGCGCATCTGGCCCGCGTGGCTACGTCTGATTATTACTTCATTACGGACGCCGATATCGCCGTGCCGCCCACCTGGATTGAAGGGTTGTTGCCGTACGCGCAGCCGGGCGTGGGCACTGTCACGGGCCTGACGGTGGTGGAAGGACCGCGCCTGTTCGACCGCCTTCAGGGCCTCGATTGGCTGATCTCGTTGGGCCTCGTGCAGGTCGTGTCGGATTTTGGCGTACCCGTAACCGCGATGGGCAACAACATGCTCGTGACGCGCGCTGCTTACCAAGCCACCGGCGGCTACGAGCAGCTGCCGTTCTCCGTTACCGAAGATTACGAGTTGTTCAAGGCCGTTTTGCGGCAGGGATTCACTTTTCGCAACGTCTTCCGGCCCGAAGTGCTGGCGCTTTCACTGCCCATTGCTACGGTGGCGCGCCTGCTGCACCAGCGCCGGCGCTGGCTCCGCGGCGTGGAGGCGCTGCCGTGGTGGCTCCAGCTGGGACTGGTGTATTACGCGTTGTTTTACTTGGCTTTGGCGTTGCTGGCATGGACTGGCGGCCTCGCGTTGGCGGCGCAGGTGTGGCTTACCAAAATGGTGTTGCAAGGCCTGCTGGCTGCCATTTGCTTCCGCCGCCTCGGCCGCCGGCCGCCACTGGAGCTGCTGCCCGTATTTGAGCTTTACACCATCTTCCTGACGGCTGGCCTGGGCGCATTTCGAGCGCTGAGGCTAAAGTTTGATTGGAAAGGACGTGTTTATAAATAG
- a CDS encoding polysaccharide deacetylase family protein → MHLFRMPAPVRRLLPTCLWEMPATSNTLYLTFDDGPIPEETPFVLEQLARYQARGTFFCVGENLTRNPDVARQTLAAGHRLANHTYHHVSGWSHPREVYLKEVKRCQQELDNLTVVPEARPLLRPPYGRITIPLARALHPTHQVVMWDLLTCDYDASYNSEACLRNAIRLTKPGSIVVFHDSLKASRNLRYVLPRYLAHFANLGFQFESL, encoded by the coding sequence TTGCATCTGTTTCGTATGCCGGCGCCCGTCCGGCGCTTGCTGCCGACTTGCCTGTGGGAGATGCCGGCCACCAGCAACACGCTGTACCTGACCTTCGACGATGGCCCCATTCCGGAGGAAACGCCGTTTGTGCTCGAGCAGCTGGCGCGGTACCAAGCACGAGGTACCTTTTTTTGCGTGGGCGAAAACCTAACCCGTAACCCCGACGTGGCCCGCCAAACGCTGGCAGCCGGGCATCGGCTGGCCAATCACACCTACCACCACGTCAGCGGCTGGTCGCACCCCCGTGAGGTGTATCTGAAGGAAGTAAAACGCTGTCAGCAAGAGCTTGACAATCTGACGGTTGTGCCTGAGGCCCGGCCGTTGCTGCGGCCGCCTTATGGGCGCATTACCATTCCGTTGGCGCGGGCGCTGCACCCCACGCACCAAGTAGTCATGTGGGACCTGCTGACCTGCGATTACGACGCTTCGTACAACTCCGAAGCCTGCCTTCGCAACGCGATTCGGCTGACCAAACCCGGCTCCATTGTGGTGTTTCACGACAGCCTTAAGGCCAGCCGTAACCTGCGCTACGTGCTGCCGCGTTACTTAGCGCACTTTGCCAACCTAGGTTTCCAATTTGAATCGCTGTAA
- a CDS encoding glycosyltransferase family 4 protein encodes MHIAVNVRFLLPGNKLEGIGRFTYETLRRVVQQQPEHTFHFLFDRPFDPKYLFGPNVVPHVLVPPARHPFLFMAWFEGAVAGWLAIHRPAVFLSPDGHTTLLTKVPRVTVIHDLALEHFPDDVGIVQRQYYHFFTPRFVRASARIVAVSEATKQDVVATYGIDPQRISVVYNAVDEQFRPSSKTQQTETRIRFSGGAPYFLFVGALQPRKNLVNLLRAFDQFKTRTGAATKLLIVGRKAWNAGPIFDQYQQMQHRADVLLTGRVTDAELVQLYGAALATVYVPYLEGFGIPIIEAQACGCPVITSNLSSLPEVAGDAALLVDPFSVESIAEALANVQSDSTLRAQLIERGKLNIRRFSWDKSAAELWQAVSLAA; translated from the coding sequence TTGCATATCGCTGTCAACGTACGATTTCTGCTCCCCGGCAATAAGCTGGAAGGCATTGGGCGTTTCACCTACGAAACGTTGCGCCGCGTGGTGCAGCAGCAGCCGGAGCACACTTTTCATTTCCTTTTCGACCGCCCTTTCGACCCCAAATACCTGTTTGGACCCAACGTGGTGCCGCACGTGCTGGTACCGCCCGCCCGGCACCCGTTTCTGTTCATGGCGTGGTTTGAGGGCGCGGTAGCTGGTTGGCTGGCAATCCATCGGCCGGCGGTGTTTTTGAGTCCCGATGGCCACACGACCCTGCTCACAAAAGTGCCGCGCGTGACGGTTATTCATGACTTGGCGTTGGAGCACTTCCCGGACGATGTGGGCATTGTGCAGCGCCAGTATTACCATTTTTTTACCCCGCGTTTTGTGCGCGCTTCCGCTCGTATTGTGGCCGTATCGGAGGCAACCAAGCAGGATGTAGTGGCCACCTACGGCATTGATCCGCAGCGTATTAGTGTGGTGTATAATGCTGTAGATGAGCAGTTTCGCCCTTCTTCCAAAACTCAGCAGACCGAAACCCGCATTCGCTTTAGCGGCGGCGCGCCGTATTTTCTGTTTGTGGGAGCGTTGCAGCCGCGCAAGAACTTGGTGAACCTGCTACGTGCTTTCGACCAGTTCAAAACCCGCACCGGCGCGGCTACCAAGCTGCTCATTGTGGGCCGCAAAGCCTGGAACGCGGGCCCGATATTCGACCAATACCAGCAGATGCAACACCGCGCCGATGTGCTCCTGACGGGCCGCGTGACCGACGCCGAGCTGGTGCAGCTATACGGTGCGGCGCTGGCTACCGTGTATGTGCCTTATTTAGAAGGGTTTGGAATTCCGATCATCGAAGCGCAGGCGTGCGGGTGCCCGGTCATAACCTCCAACCTTAGTTCGCTGCCCGAAGTGGCCGGCGACGCGGCCTTGCTGGTCGACCCGTTTTCAGTAGAATCCATTGCCGAAGCACTCGCCAACGTGCAGTCCGACAGTACCTTGCGCGCGCAACTAATCGAGCGCGGAAAGCTAAACATCCGACGTTTTTCCTGGGACAAAAGCGCTGCGGAGCTGTGGCAGGCCGTGAGCTTAGCGGCGTAG